Proteins co-encoded in one Campylobacter jejuni genomic window:
- a CDS encoding Cj0814 family flagellar-dependent secreted protein produces the protein MSIFSINDNSNYNSILSQAKANKESKENFKISFANAFLKQNASKLNEIQNANSQTLARSEVLNSTNTTNTSNNTNFSISSKTNSPNYDISSEFKNSIYTLKYKQADISNNTAYGYSVDKNGYMGSDFNKAAGLPEDFKIHKSTLDEIYNFNEAQYQDIKEQLGISRYFTNIDMADTIKQYYNQFNQIVNHTFNDTNKTSFTEADINSMPKGYISVGYKGLDFLDQSNPYNALGLVNHSNTKVTNVFKTDDEFHEAQAIQMGMMGIDFYPQKLNISTQSLSQGALMEGGFNPDMSVYPQNEDGSYSKETLFMSFLKSEGGYMVAGKNTTIAPQAMNYNLNVAKQSIPKYSNVDFDDIMTGKVDFASLLKGYAQDGWLDADIYAMEKGVAWQNTSIGYGGAWFDREFNQVKANGWKASNQSIDSYVNSIMDRLNNLIGQTRV, from the coding sequence ATGAGTATCTTTAGCATCAATGATAACTCAAATTATAATTCTATACTTTCACAAGCAAAAGCCAATAAAGAAAGTAAAGAAAATTTTAAAATAAGTTTTGCTAATGCTTTTTTAAAACAAAATGCTAGTAAATTAAATGAAATTCAAAATGCAAATTCACAAACTCTAGCAAGAAGTGAAGTATTAAATTCTACCAATACAACAAATACTAGCAATAACACTAATTTTAGTATAAGTAGTAAAACAAATTCTCCTAATTATGATATATCAAGTGAATTTAAAAACTCTATTTATACTCTAAAATATAAACAAGCAGATATAAGTAATAATACAGCCTATGGCTATAGTGTAGATAAAAATGGTTATATGGGAAGTGATTTTAACAAAGCTGCAGGATTACCTGAAGATTTTAAGATACATAAATCTACTTTGGATGAGATATATAACTTTAATGAAGCACAATATCAAGATATAAAAGAACAGCTAGGAATTTCTCGCTATTTTACCAATATCGATATGGCTGATACCATAAAACAATACTATAATCAATTTAATCAAATTGTTAATCATACTTTTAATGATACCAATAAAACAAGTTTCACTGAAGCAGATATAAATTCTATGCCTAAGGGTTATATTTCTGTTGGATATAAAGGTTTAGATTTTTTAGATCAATCCAATCCTTATAATGCATTAGGACTAGTTAATCATTCTAACACAAAAGTAACTAATGTTTTTAAAACAGATGATGAATTTCATGAAGCTCAAGCAATACAAATGGGAATGATGGGTATTGATTTTTATCCGCAAAAATTAAATATATCAACTCAAAGTTTATCACAAGGAGCTTTAATGGAAGGTGGATTTAATCCTGATATGTCAGTTTATCCACAAAATGAAGATGGAAGTTATTCTAAAGAAACTTTGTTTATGAGCTTTTTAAAATCAGAAGGTGGTTATATGGTTGCAGGAAAAAATACAACTATTGCACCGCAAGCAATGAATTATAATCTTAATGTTGCTAAACAAAGTATTCCAAAATACTCTAATGTAGATTTCGATGACATTATGACAGGCAAAGTAGATTTTGCAAGTTTATTAAAAGGCTATGCGCAAGATGGTTGGCTTGATGCAGATATATATGCAATGGAAAAAGGAGTTGCTTGGCAAAATACAAGCATAGGCTATGGTGGAGCTTGGTTTGATAGAGAATTTAATCAAGTAAAAGCTAATGGTTGGAAAGCAAGTAACCAAAGTATAGACTCTTATGTTAATTCTATAATGGATAGACTTAATAATCTTATAGGACAAACTAGGGTTTAG
- the thrC gene encoding threonine synthase codes for MKLVESRNVNNVSSFKEALINPNAPEGGLYSPLNLPIFEGEKYANLSYKDFALKLIESFGFGEEEFFKKALKSYESFDDKNTPISLQKIAEKTYINELWHGPTRAFKDMALQPFGVLLSEFSKDKNILIICATSGDTGPATLKSFENAKNVKVACMYPKGGTSGVQELQMRALDKDNLKVFAIDEDFDAAQRTLKELLFSKDFQNEIKALNYELCAANSVNFGRILFQIIYHYYASLKLFNEFLEEVQIIVPSGNFGNALGAFYAKKMGAKISKIKIASNVNNILSEFFNHGVYDLREKSLKKTISPAMDILVSSNIERLLFAKFKDKRTKELMNLLKNERYFKLEKEELQSLQEDFEADFCTDEECMQFIKQSKILIDPHTATCFKMLDPLKPSIITSTAEWTKFTPSMIKALYDRDSKNEKEDLKFIAKEFNVQVKDEILALFDLKNSDEKVFEAKNIKKEILNWMQK; via the coding sequence GTGAAATTGGTCGAGAGTAGAAATGTAAATAATGTATCAAGTTTTAAGGAAGCTTTGATTAACCCAAACGCTCCAGAAGGAGGGCTTTACTCACCTTTAAATTTACCTATTTTTGAAGGAGAAAAATATGCCAATTTGTCTTATAAAGATTTTGCTTTAAAGCTTATAGAAAGTTTTGGTTTTGGCGAAGAAGAGTTTTTTAAAAAGGCTTTGAAAAGTTACGAAAGCTTTGATGATAAAAATACGCCTATTTCTTTGCAAAAAATCGCTGAAAAAACCTATATTAACGAGCTTTGGCATGGGCCTACAAGAGCTTTTAAAGATATGGCTTTACAGCCTTTTGGCGTGCTTTTAAGCGAATTTTCAAAGGATAAAAATATTTTAATTATCTGTGCTACAAGTGGCGATACAGGACCTGCAACCCTAAAAAGCTTTGAAAATGCAAAAAATGTTAAAGTAGCTTGTATGTATCCAAAAGGTGGCACAAGTGGAGTTCAAGAGTTGCAAATGCGAGCTTTAGATAAGGATAATTTGAAAGTTTTTGCCATAGATGAGGATTTTGACGCAGCGCAACGCACTTTAAAAGAATTGCTTTTTTCAAAAGATTTTCAAAACGAAATTAAAGCTTTAAATTATGAGCTTTGCGCAGCTAATTCTGTAAATTTTGGGCGTATTTTATTTCAGATTATTTATCATTATTATGCGAGTTTAAAACTTTTTAATGAGTTTTTAGAAGAAGTGCAAATTATCGTTCCAAGTGGAAATTTTGGCAATGCTTTAGGGGCTTTTTATGCTAAAAAAATGGGAGCTAAAATTTCAAAAATCAAAATCGCTTCAAATGTGAATAATATTTTGAGTGAATTTTTTAATCATGGCGTTTATGATTTGCGTGAAAAAAGTCTTAAGAAGACTATTTCTCCAGCTATGGATATACTTGTTTCATCTAATATCGAAAGACTTTTGTTTGCGAAATTTAAAGATAAAAGAACCAAAGAACTGATGAATTTGTTGAAAAATGAGAGATATTTTAAACTTGAAAAAGAAGAATTGCAAAGTTTGCAAGAAGATTTTGAGGCGGATTTTTGCACCGATGAAGAATGTATGCAATTTATCAAACAAAGCAAGATTTTAATCGATCCGCACACCGCAACTTGTTTTAAAATGCTTGATCCTTTAAAACCTAGCATTATTACCTCTACAGCAGAATGGACAAAATTTACTCCAAGTATGATAAAAGCTTTATATGATAGGGATTCTAAGAATGAAAAAGAAGATTTAAAATTTATAGCTAAAGAGTTTAATGTCCAAGTTAAAGATGAAATTTTGGCTTTATTTGACTTGAAAAATAGCGATGAAAAGGTATTTGAAGCCAAAAATATAAAAAAAGAAATTTTAAATTGGATGCAAAAATGA
- the kdsB gene encoding 3-deoxy-manno-octulosonate cytidylyltransferase translates to MIIIPARLKSSRFHEKILCDIGGVPMFVATARRVSSVDEVCIALDDEKVLSIAKEYGLNAVLTSKDHESGTDRINEACKKLSLKDDEIIINVQADEPFIECENLLKFKEFSSSCLDKKAFMVSCYKKITQEEAMDPNLVKVLCDKEGYALYFSRAKIPYERENYEESFKGHLGIYAYSVKALREFCSLSSSALERAEKLEQLRAIENGKKIKMLEISTTSMGIDTKEDYERALKIYLEK, encoded by the coding sequence ATGATTATTATTCCTGCAAGATTAAAATCAAGTCGTTTTCATGAGAAAATTTTATGCGATATAGGTGGAGTGCCTATGTTTGTGGCTACTGCAAGAAGAGTAAGTAGCGTGGATGAAGTTTGTATAGCTTTAGACGATGAAAAGGTTTTAAGTATCGCTAAAGAATATGGTCTAAATGCGGTTTTAACAAGCAAAGATCATGAAAGCGGTACGGATAGGATTAATGAAGCTTGCAAGAAACTATCTTTAAAAGATGATGAGATTATTATCAATGTCCAAGCTGATGAACCTTTTATAGAATGTGAAAATTTATTAAAATTTAAAGAATTTTCAAGTTCTTGCTTGGATAAAAAAGCTTTTATGGTGAGTTGTTATAAAAAAATCACCCAAGAAGAAGCTATGGATCCTAATCTGGTTAAAGTGCTTTGCGATAAAGAAGGGTATGCCTTGTATTTTTCAAGAGCTAAAATCCCTTATGAAAGAGAAAATTACGAGGAAAGTTTTAAAGGGCATTTAGGCATTTATGCTTATAGTGTCAAAGCTTTAAGGGAGTTTTGTTCTTTATCAAGTTCTGCACTTGAAAGAGCGGAAAAATTAGAGCAGTTAAGAGCTATAGAAAATGGTAAAAAAATCAAAATGCTTGAAATATCAACAACAAGCATGGGGATTGATACTAAAGAAGACTATGAAAGGGCTTTAAAAATTTATTTAGAAAAATAA
- the glnH gene encoding transporter substrate-binding domain-containing protein produces the protein MKKIILIFISFFALNLSAKDLVVGMELGYPPFEMSDKTGKASGISVDFLEAFAKKNGYKLVVKNTAWDGLIPALKTAKIDLIMSSMTITDERKKVVDFSIPYAKANLAILTPLNSDITNIKDLDKKGKVLALKRGSTGHLYAVKNLKNATINLFDKENAAILEVIQGKADGFFYDQLTIYRTWQKHQDTTRAILAPFQENSEFWGIAVQKGNAELKKELDEFIAESKKDGLFDSLGEKYLKDVKDTFKKNNLEFFF, from the coding sequence ATGAAAAAAATTATTTTGATTTTTATCTCTTTTTTTGCTTTAAATTTGAGTGCAAAAGATTTGGTTGTAGGAATGGAGCTTGGATATCCGCCTTTTGAAATGAGCGATAAAACAGGCAAAGCAAGTGGAATTAGCGTGGATTTTTTAGAAGCTTTTGCAAAGAAAAACGGCTATAAACTTGTAGTAAAAAATACCGCTTGGGATGGTTTAATACCTGCTTTAAAAACAGCCAAGATAGATCTTATTATGTCCTCTATGACAATTACCGATGAGAGAAAGAAAGTGGTGGATTTTAGCATTCCTTATGCTAAGGCAAATTTGGCTATTTTAACTCCTTTGAACTCTGATATTACAAATATCAAAGATTTAGATAAAAAGGGCAAAGTTTTGGCTTTAAAGCGTGGTTCTACAGGGCATTTATATGCGGTTAAAAATTTAAAAAATGCAACTATTAATTTATTTGATAAAGAAAATGCTGCTATTTTGGAAGTGATTCAAGGTAAGGCTGATGGATTTTTTTATGATCAACTTACGATTTATCGCACTTGGCAAAAACATCAAGATACAACTAGAGCCATTTTGGCACCTTTTCAAGAAAATTCTGAGTTTTGGGGTATAGCAGTGCAAAAAGGTAATGCAGAACTTAAAAAAGAGCTTGATGAATTTATTGCAGAAAGCAAAAAAGATGGGCTTTTTGATTCTTTAGGAGAAAAATATCTTAAAGATGTTAAAGATACTTTTAAAAAGAATAATTTAGAATTCTTTTTCTAA
- the pyrD gene encoding quinone-dependent dihydroorotate dehydrogenase has product MAYEMIKPLLFKLNPEHAHALVEYSLRALSASFPGALSFLAHKYIVDDESLRQNLLGLDFNNPVGLAGGFDKNATMIRPLSALGFGFLEVGTFTPKPQEGNEKPRLFRLVKQESIQNAMGFNNEGAEKIALRLAKTYPFVLPLGVNIGKNKITPNDKALEDYFTLFRDFKDLCDYFIVNISSPNTKNLRELQNDDFLNTLLEEAKKITSKPILIKIAPDMKIDDALNLCENVIKKGADGFILANTSVDYSLLDNNRTFGGISGRLITEKSGIFFKEVAKILFGKTLLIASGGIDSADIAYERIKNGANLVQVYTALIFKGPSLVKNINQNLIEFLRKDGFLHISEAVGVNLK; this is encoded by the coding sequence ATGGCTTATGAAATGATAAAACCTTTACTTTTTAAGTTAAACCCTGAGCATGCACATGCTTTGGTTGAATATAGCTTAAGGGCTTTAAGTGCTAGTTTTCCAGGAGCTTTAAGTTTTTTAGCACACAAATATATAGTTGATGATGAGAGTTTAAGGCAAAATTTACTTGGACTTGATTTTAATAATCCTGTAGGTTTAGCAGGAGGCTTTGATAAAAATGCCACTATGATAAGACCTTTGAGTGCTTTAGGATTTGGCTTTTTGGAAGTGGGAACTTTTACTCCAAAACCCCAAGAAGGCAATGAAAAGCCACGCTTATTTAGACTTGTAAAACAAGAAAGTATACAAAATGCTATGGGTTTTAACAACGAAGGTGCTGAAAAGATTGCTTTAAGGCTTGCAAAAACTTATCCTTTTGTTTTGCCTTTAGGGGTAAATATAGGGAAAAATAAAATCACTCCAAATGACAAAGCCTTGGAGGATTATTTTACTTTGTTTAGAGATTTTAAGGATTTGTGTGATTATTTTATCGTTAATATCTCATCTCCTAATACTAAAAATTTAAGAGAGTTGCAAAATGATGATTTTTTAAATACCTTGCTTGAAGAAGCCAAAAAAATCACTTCTAAGCCTATTTTGATAAAAATTGCTCCTGATATGAAAATAGATGATGCTTTAAATTTATGTGAAAATGTCATTAAAAAAGGTGCAGATGGATTTATATTAGCCAATACTAGTGTTGATTATAGCTTGCTAGATAATAATCGTACTTTTGGCGGTATTAGCGGAAGGCTGATTACGGAAAAAAGTGGTATTTTTTTCAAAGAAGTAGCTAAAATTCTTTTTGGCAAAACCTTGCTTATTGCAAGTGGAGGGATTGATAGTGCTGATATTGCTTATGAGCGTATTAAAAATGGGGCTAATTTGGTGCAAGTTTATACAGCTTTGATTTTTAAAGGTCCTTCTTTGGTAAAAAATATCAATCAAAATCTTATAGAGTTTTTAAGAAAAGATGGTTTTTTACACATTAGTGAAGCTGTTGGGGTAAATTTAAAATGA
- the lpxK gene encoding tetraacyldisaccharide 4'-kinase, with protein MSEEKNYELWLDNYFFKPNFWQKCLAFILLPLSVLYAFFAILNTFFRKKIVFKKPVISVGNLSFGGNGKTPLCKAIAREFDGVFIVLRGYKRKSKGLFVVKNQNEILCTLAQSGDEAMEYAFEENIKGVIVSEDRVKGIEKAFELGAKIVVLDDAFSKFHIKKFDILLESKIKPYFNFTLPSGAYRLPKFYEKRADFIALEGRDFVRYSFVKENPKAVLVTAIAKSFRLYEHFIKARACYFFKDHYEFKKEELENLLKKHNCDTLMLTFKDFVKVKDFGFKCQIIELNIELKDSLREKIKTYIKEFEQ; from the coding sequence ATGAGTGAAGAAAAAAATTATGAACTTTGGCTTGATAATTATTTTTTTAAGCCCAATTTTTGGCAAAAATGCCTTGCTTTTATACTTTTACCTTTAAGTGTGCTTTATGCTTTTTTTGCGATTTTAAATACTTTTTTTCGTAAAAAAATAGTTTTTAAAAAACCTGTTATTAGCGTTGGTAATTTAAGTTTTGGAGGTAATGGAAAAACCCCGCTTTGCAAAGCTATAGCAAGGGAATTTGATGGCGTTTTTATAGTGCTTAGGGGCTATAAAAGAAAATCTAAAGGTTTGTTTGTTGTTAAAAATCAAAATGAAATTTTATGCACCTTAGCACAAAGTGGCGATGAAGCTATGGAGTATGCTTTTGAAGAAAATATCAAAGGTGTGATTGTGAGCGAAGATAGAGTAAAAGGTATTGAAAAAGCTTTTGAGTTGGGAGCTAAAATCGTTGTACTTGATGATGCTTTTTCTAAATTTCATATTAAAAAATTTGATATTTTACTTGAAAGTAAAATCAAACCTTATTTTAATTTTACTTTGCCAAGTGGGGCTTATCGTTTGCCAAAATTTTATGAAAAAAGGGCTGATTTTATTGCATTAGAAGGCAGGGATTTTGTGCGTTATTCTTTTGTAAAAGAAAATCCAAAGGCTGTTTTGGTAACTGCTATTGCTAAATCTTTTAGATTGTATGAGCATTTTATCAAAGCAAGGGCTTGTTATTTTTTTAAAGATCATTATGAGTTTAAAAAAGAAGAACTAGAAAATTTGCTAAAAAAACATAATTGCGATACACTAATGCTTACTTTTAAGGATTTTGTTAAAGTTAAAGATTTTGGTTTTAAATGTCAAATTATAGAATTAAATATAGAATTAAAAGATTCGTTAAGAGAAAAAATAAAAACTTATATCAAGGAGTTTGAACAGTGA
- the dapA gene encoding 4-hydroxy-tetrahydrodipicolinate synthase yields MDKNIIIGAMTALITPFKNGKVDEQSYARLIKRQIENGIDAVVPVGTTGESATLTHEEHRTCIEIAVETCKETKVKVLAGAGSNATHEAVGLAKFAKEHGADGILSVAPYYNKPTQQGLYEHYKAIAQSVDIPVLLYNVPGRTGCEISTDTIIKLFRDCENIYGVKEASGNIDKCVDLLAHEPRMMLISGEDAINYPILSNGGKGVISVTSNLLPDMISTLTHFALDENYKEAKKINDELYNINKILFCESNPIPIKTAMYIAGLIESLEFRLPLCPPSKENFAKIEEVMKKYKIKGF; encoded by the coding sequence ATGGATAAAAATATTATTATTGGGGCGATGACGGCTCTTATTACACCATTTAAAAATGGAAAAGTTGATGAGCAAAGTTATGCAAGATTGATTAAAAGACAAATAGAAAATGGCATCGATGCAGTAGTTCCAGTAGGAACAACAGGAGAAAGTGCAACTTTAACCCATGAAGAACATAGAACTTGCATAGAAATAGCCGTTGAGACTTGCAAAGAAACTAAAGTTAAGGTTTTAGCAGGTGCGGGAAGTAATGCAACTCATGAGGCAGTGGGTTTGGCTAAATTTGCTAAAGAGCATGGTGCTGATGGGATTTTAAGTGTGGCACCGTATTATAATAAACCTACACAACAAGGACTTTATGAGCATTATAAGGCTATTGCACAAAGTGTAGATATTCCTGTGCTTTTATATAATGTTCCAGGAAGAACAGGTTGTGAAATTTCAACGGATACTATTATCAAGCTTTTTAGAGATTGTGAAAATATTTATGGAGTAAAAGAAGCGAGTGGAAATATCGATAAGTGTGTGGATTTGCTTGCGCACGAACCTAGAATGATGCTTATTTCAGGGGAAGATGCGATCAATTATCCTATACTTTCAAATGGCGGAAAGGGAGTGATTTCAGTAACTTCAAATTTATTACCCGATATGATTAGCACTTTAACTCATTTTGCTTTAGATGAAAATTATAAAGAAGCTAAAAAAATCAATGATGAGCTTTATAATATCAATAAAATTTTATTTTGCGAAAGTAATCCTATTCCTATTAAAACGGCTATGTATATAGCTGGATTGATAGAAAGTTTGGAATTTAGACTTCCCCTTTGTCCTCCAAGTAAGGAAAATTTTGCTAAAATTGAAGAAGTGATGAAAAAATATAAGATTAAAGGATTTTAA
- a CDS encoding M16 family metallopeptidase yields the protein MIAYEKIQLKNKLEIYALPVNKNSDVISVDIFYKVGSRNEIMGKSGIAHMLEHLNFKSTKNLKAGEFDEIVKGFGGVNNASTGFDYTHYYIKCAKKNLDKAFELFAELMANLNLKDEEFQPERAVVLEERRWRTDNNPLGYLYFRLFNHAFMYHPYHWTPIGFFKDIENWSIEDIKEFHSIYYQPKNAILLVSGDIESKEVFELSKKHFEKIKNTKTMPKIHTKEPKQDGAKRIYLHKNSDTELLALAYKIPNFKHKDIPALNALSELLGSGKSSLMSEILIDKLNLINDYYAYVNDCIDENLFIFICNCNPNVNAEKVEKELLKIIDKLKMGKISQKDLQRVKNNVKSDFIFSFNNASAVANIYGSYLARGDINPLLNYEKDIQNLELKDLISCAKKYFIQENSTTVILRKDSNG from the coding sequence ATGATTGCTTATGAAAAAATTCAATTGAAAAACAAGCTTGAAATTTATGCTTTGCCTGTAAATAAAAATAGTGATGTGATTAGCGTTGATATTTTTTATAAAGTGGGTTCAAGAAATGAGATCATGGGAAAAAGCGGCATAGCTCATATGTTAGAACATTTAAATTTTAAAAGTACTAAAAATTTAAAAGCTGGCGAATTTGATGAGATTGTTAAGGGTTTTGGTGGTGTGAATAATGCAAGCACAGGTTTTGACTATACTCATTATTATATTAAATGTGCGAAGAAAAATTTAGATAAAGCTTTCGAGCTTTTTGCTGAACTTATGGCGAATTTAAATTTAAAAGATGAAGAATTTCAGCCTGAAAGAGCGGTAGTTTTAGAAGAGCGTAGATGGAGAACAGATAATAATCCTTTAGGATATCTTTATTTTAGGCTTTTTAATCACGCATTTATGTATCATCCTTATCATTGGACTCCTATAGGTTTTTTTAAAGATATAGAAAATTGGAGTATTGAAGATATTAAAGAATTTCACAGTATTTACTATCAACCTAAAAATGCGATTTTACTTGTAAGTGGCGATATAGAAAGTAAAGAAGTTTTTGAGCTTTCAAAAAAACATTTTGAAAAGATTAAAAATACTAAGACTATGCCTAAAATTCACACAAAAGAGCCTAAGCAAGATGGAGCAAAAAGAATATATTTGCATAAAAACTCAGATACTGAACTATTAGCCCTTGCTTATAAAATTCCAAATTTCAAGCACAAAGATATACCTGCTTTAAATGCTTTATCCGAGCTTTTAGGAAGTGGGAAAAGTTCTTTAATGAGTGAAATTTTGATTGATAAATTAAATTTAATCAATGATTATTATGCTTATGTTAATGATTGTATAGATGAAAATTTATTTATTTTTATTTGTAATTGTAACCCCAATGTTAATGCAGAAAAAGTAGAAAAAGAGCTTTTAAAAATCATTGATAAGCTTAAAATGGGTAAAATTTCTCAAAAAGATTTGCAAAGAGTGAAAAATAATGTCAAAAGCGATTTTATTTTCTCATTTAACAATGCTAGTGCAGTGGCAAATATTTATGGTTCATATCTAGCAAGAGGAGATATCAATCCTTTGTTAAATTATGAGAAAGATATACAAAATTTGGAATTAAAAGATTTGATTTCTTGTGCTAAAAAATATTTTATTCAAGAAAATTCAACTACGGTAATTCTAAGAAAGGATTCAAATGGATAA
- a CDS encoding MBL fold metallo-hydrolase — protein MQIIKQACGAYETNCYILFGEHGEIIIDPGFDALNFIKKHVKNPLAILNTHGHYDHVWDNEKVKQAYQIPIYIHKNDTFMLEDPFNQGFMPSKADYLIDDENIISIGGLDFKFHFLPGHTPGCTMIEIVGKNIMFSGDFLFYRSIGRWDFPYSDANLMKQSLEKVMTYKEDFKLLPGHGQETTLKEEQVHLPSWLRYF, from the coding sequence ATGCAAATTATCAAACAAGCTTGTGGAGCTTATGAGACAAATTGTTATATTTTATTTGGTGAGCATGGAGAAATTATAATTGATCCTGGTTTTGATGCGCTAAATTTTATCAAAAAACATGTAAAAAATCCTTTAGCGATTTTAAACACTCACGGACATTACGATCATGTTTGGGATAATGAAAAAGTAAAACAAGCCTATCAAATCCCCATTTATATTCATAAAAATGATACTTTTATGCTTGAAGATCCTTTTAATCAAGGTTTTATGCCTAGCAAAGCGGATTATTTGATTGATGATGAAAATATCATTTCTATAGGCGGACTTGACTTTAAATTTCACTTTTTACCAGGACATACACCAGGTTGCACTATGATAGAAATTGTAGGTAAAAATATCATGTTTAGTGGAGATTTTTTATTTTATAGAAGCATAGGAAGATGGGATTTTCCTTATTCAGATGCAAATTTAATGAAACAAAGCTTAGAAAAAGTTATGACTTACAAAGAAGATTTTAAACTTTTGCCAGGACATGGACAAGAAACTACTTTAAAAGAAGAGCAAGTCCATCTACCCTCTTGGCTTAGATATTTTTAA
- a CDS encoding enoyl-ACP reductase, whose translation MNTEFQGKTLVISGGTRGIGKAIVYEFAKVGVNIAFTYNSNVQIADEMVQDLEKNYKIKARAYEFNILEPETYKELFEKIDVDFDRVDYFISNAIISGRAVVGGYTKFMKLKPKGINNIFTATVNAFVVGAQEAAKRMEKVGGGSIISISSTGNLVYIENYSGHGTAKAAVEAMARYAATELGEKNIRVNVVSGGPIETDALRAFTNYEEVKQATINLSPLNRMGQPEDLAGACLFLCSSKASWVTGHTFIVDGGTTFK comes from the coding sequence ATGAATACAGAATTTCAAGGAAAAACTTTAGTAATTAGCGGTGGAACTCGCGGGATAGGCAAAGCTATAGTTTATGAATTTGCTAAAGTGGGTGTAAATATAGCTTTTACTTATAATTCTAATGTGCAAATTGCTGATGAAATGGTTCAAGATTTGGAGAAAAATTATAAAATCAAAGCTAGAGCTTATGAGTTTAATATTTTAGAACCTGAAACTTATAAAGAACTTTTTGAAAAAATTGATGTGGATTTTGATAGAGTGGATTATTTTATCTCAAATGCTATCATTTCAGGACGTGCGGTTGTAGGTGGTTATACTAAATTTATGAAGTTAAAACCAAAGGGAATTAATAACATTTTTACAGCCACAGTAAATGCTTTTGTTGTGGGCGCACAAGAAGCAGCTAAAAGGATGGAAAAAGTAGGGGGTGGAAGCATTATTTCTATCTCATCTACAGGAAATTTAGTGTATATAGAAAATTATTCAGGTCATGGTACAGCAAAAGCCGCTGTAGAAGCTATGGCAAGATATGCGGCTACTGAACTTGGAGAAAAAAATATCCGTGTAAATGTCGTAAGTGGTGGGCCTATTGAAACTGATGCTTTAAGAGCTTTTACAAATTATGAAGAAGTAAAACAGGCTACTATAAATTTAAGCCCTTTAAATCGCATGGGGCAGCCTGAAGATTTGGCTGGAGCATGTCTTTTTCTTTGTTCAAGTAAGGCAAGTTGGGTGACAGGACATACTTTCATCGTTGATGGTGGTACAACTTTTAAATAA
- the nadE gene encoding NAD+ synthase, with translation MDWQKITEKMCDFIQEKVKNSQSQGVVLGLSGGIDSALVATLCKRTLKENVFALLMPTQISNKANLEDALRLCADLNLEYKIIEIQSILDAFIKQSENTTLVSLGNFAARIRMSLLYDYSALKNSLVIGTSNKSELLLGYGTIYGDLACAFNPIGSLYKSEIYALAKYLNLHENFIKKAPSADLWENQSDEADLGFSYAKIDEGLKALETNDEKLLKTLDSSLIAMLKNRMQKNAFKGKMPEILEI, from the coding sequence ATGGATTGGCAAAAGATTACGGAAAAAATGTGTGATTTTATACAAGAAAAAGTGAAAAATTCTCAAAGTCAAGGTGTGGTTTTGGGGCTTAGTGGTGGGATTGATTCTGCTTTAGTAGCAACACTTTGCAAAAGAACTTTAAAAGAGAATGTTTTTGCTCTTTTAATGCCAACTCAAATTTCAAATAAAGCCAATCTTGAAGATGCTTTAAGGCTTTGTGCGGATTTAAATCTTGAATATAAAATCATAGAAATTCAAAGCATTTTAGATGCTTTTATAAAGCAAAGTGAAAATACTACTCTAGTATCTTTGGGAAATTTTGCAGCGCGTATTAGAATGAGTTTGCTTTATGATTATTCTGCCTTGAAAAATTCTTTAGTCATAGGTACTTCTAATAAAAGTGAATTGCTTTTAGGTTATGGTACGATTTATGGAGATTTAGCTTGTGCTTTTAATCCTATAGGATCGCTTTATAAAAGTGAAATTTATGCCTTAGCAAAATACCTTAACTTGCATGAAAATTTTATCAAAAAAGCTCCAAGTGCGGATCTTTGGGAAAATCAAAGCGATGAAGCGGATTTGGGTTTTTCTTATGCAAAAATCGATGAAGGTTTAAAAGCCTTAGAAACTAATGATGAAAAGCTTTTAAAAACACTGGATTCTTCTTTGATTGCCATGCTAAAAAATCGCATGCAAAAAAATGCTTTTAAGGGAAAAATGCCTGAAATTTTGGAAATTTAA